The Paraburkholderia megapolitana genomic sequence AAGCATCGAGGCCGATCGACCGCTGTGCATGGGACCGGAGTCAGCGCTAAAGCGCGTACTGCGGTCGACAAGGAGAGGAAAAAGATGAAAAGAATTATTGTGGCAGCGCTGGCCGCCTGCCTGTCGGCAGGTGCCTACGCGCAGCAGGCGGGCGATAACGTCGTCGCACTCGGCTGGTTTCACGTCGCACCGCTCGACCCGAACTCGGGGCCGTTGACAACCGGTGTCGCACAGACGCCGATCAATGGGCCGCTGCGGCTGCCCAATTCGTTCACGTCACCCGGCACGGGGCTGTCGACTAACAACGCCGACACGCTCGGCCTCGTCATCAGCCACTTCTTTACTGACCACATCGCCGTGTCGTCGGTGGCTGGCGTGCCGCCGGTGTTCAAGCTGTCCGGTCACGGCACGATCAAGCCGCCTGGACCGGCCGGCGCGCTCGGTAGCCAGAACCTCAGCGACGGGCCCGCGAACCCGATCGTGAAGAGCGTGCGGCAGTGGAGCCCGGCGGTGATATTCCAGTATTACTTCAACTCGGCGACCTCGAAATTCCGGCCGTTCGTCGGTATCGGCGTGTCGTACAACTGGTTCTCCGACATCCAGCTGAACAACAACTTCGTCACGTCGACGCAGAACAACCTCGGCTCGATTCTCGCCGCGGGCGCCGGCAAACCGGGGCTGACTTCGGTGGAAGGGAAAGCGTCGTCGTCATGGCAGCCGGTGTTCAACGTGGGCGCGACCTACGCCCTCTCGAAGAACTTTGGCGTCGTGGCATCGGTGACCTACATCCCGTTGAAGACGACCTCGTCGGTCATCATCAAGGCCGCGGACGGCAGCGAACTCGGCGTGAGCAAGGCCGAGCTGAAAGCCGACCCGATCATCACGTTCCTCGCGCTGTCGTACAAGTTCTGAGCGTGACGCGGCGTGCGCCCTGCGCGCCGCGTGCCTAAGCGCAGCATGGCGGGCGCGGCCGCCCCCCATGCAAAAACTCCAGACGAAAAAAAGCCCGCCATGTTTGGCGGGCTGAATCCATATCAGGAGACATGGAGGAGACAGTTCCAACTATAGCAAAGCACGTGGTGCGACGCAACATTTTTGTCTGAATCCATGCTCTAAAATTGCTCTTCGGTAACAAATACAGGCTATTCCGGGATGGTGCGTCGCACCGCTCCAGCCCTCTTCAGTGCCGTACGAGCGCCATCATGGCGCCAAAACCGACGAACACACCGCCGGTTAGCCGGTTGAACGCCTTCGCGACGTTGCGGCTCTTCAGATGCGCGCCGATCCGCGAACCAAAGCCCGCGTATACGCAATACCAGCTCACCTCGATCACCGACAGCGTGGCCACGAGGATGCCGAATTGCGGCAGCACCGGGCGCGCGGCGTCGATGAATTGCGGCAGCAGCGCGGCGGCGAACAGGATTGCCTTCGGATTGCTGCTCGCCACCAGGAAGCCGTTGCGAAAGAGCGCAGCGCGCGAGCGGAAGTGCGTCGCCGGCAGGTCAGCGGATGGCGCGGACGCTTCGACAGCGGGCGCGCGCCACGCCTTGACGCCGAGATAGACCAGGTACACCGCACCGGCGATCCGCAGCGCGTTGAACATCGCCGGCCATGCCTTCAGGAACACGCCGAGCCCCGCCACCGACACTGCCAGCATCAACACGAGCGCGGACAGGCTGCCAGCCATCGTCGCACTCGAGCGGCGCAGCCCGTGCCGCGCCCCATGCGTCATCATCAACAGCATGTTCGGGCCCGGAATCGCGCACACGACGAACACCGTCGCGAGGAACAGCCACCAGGTATGCAGGCTCATGGCAACGCTTCAGAAGAACGAATGGGCAGCCATTATGCCCGCGTACGGTGCATCGCGGGCGAGCCGGCTCAGCGCCCGGCCCGCCGTGCCGCCACCTTGCCCAGCACCGCAAAATCCTTCTCGCCGTCGCCGTGCGCAATCGCCTCGAGCAGGCTGTCGCGCACGGCGCTGCCCACCGGCAGCGGCGTCGAGACGAGTTCGGCCGCCGCCAGCGCGAGCCGCACGTCCTTCAACCCGAGACGCGCCTTGAAGAGCGCGGGCTCGTAGCGCTGCTCCGCGATCATCTTCCCGTACCCCTGATAAACCGGGCCGGGAAACACGCTGCTCGTGATGATGTCGAGAAAGTCCTGCATCGCAACGCCGTGGCCGCCCAGCAGCGCCGACGCCTCGCCGAGCGTTTCGACGGCCGAAGCCAGCATGAAATTGGCCGCGAGCTTGGCAACGTTCGCCTGTTGCGCAAGCGAGCCGATGCGCCACGTCTTCTGGCCGATCGCGTCGAACACCGGCTGCACACGGTCGATCGCTTCGGCAGGCCCCGCGGCGATGATCGTCAGCTTCGCGGCGGCGGCAACGTCGGGACGTCCCATGACGGGCGCGGCGACATAGTGCAGGCCGCGTGCCGCGTGGGCGTGCGCGAGTTCTTCGGCTAGCGTCACCGAAATGGTGGCCATGTTCACGTGAATCAGACCGCGCGCGGCGCCTTCCAGCAGGCCTGCACTGACGACTTCGCGCAATGCGGTGTCGTCGGCGAGCATCGAGAACACGGCGTCGCCGGCGAAGGCCTCGGCGGGCGTCGCGACGACCTGCGCGCCGGCCTGTGCCAGCGATTGCGCGCGTTCCGGCGAGCGGTTCCAGACCCGTACGCGATGGCCGGCTTTCAGCATGTTGGCGACCATCGCGGTGCCCATCTCACCGAGACCGATAAAACCGATGTCCATCTGTCACTCCCAATCTGCGAAAAACGAAAGTAAAGCACAGCCGTGTGACGCCTGCAGTGACACGCCGCGTGCGCGTCGCCGCTACCGGTGGCCGCGATGCGTACAATGCGGACTTATTCTTTCCGTAGAGACAATCCGTATGCCAATGAAAAAGACCGACCTTGAGAAGAACAAGGCGCTGAAACTGAACAACGCGATGAAGCTGGCCACCGCCGACCGTTTCGGCAAAGGCGCAGCGGCGCCTGCGCTCGACCGGCGCGAGCAGCGCAAGCTCGATCAGGCGCAAGGGCTCGTGCCGTTCGCATGCAAGCTCGAAAGCAATCTGGTCGAGCAATTGAAGACGCGCGCGGCCGCACACCCGGGCGGCATGAACGGCCTGCTCGACGAACTCATCAAGCGCGGTCTTGCCGCCGATGCGTCGTAGCCCGAAACATCTCGCGAAGCCGGGCGCCGGCGTATGGGGTTAGGCAGCACGATGACCGGCGGCACGAACTCATGCAGGACTCTTGAGCAAGCTGACCGTAAGAAAAAAATTCAACTGCTCAAGTATTTTTCATTGACTTGCCATCTGGCGAGTGCCTAAAATCCCGCTGTTATCACAAAAGGGGCGAACGCCTTGGACAGTAGCAGTAGTCGATCTTCGACAGGTTTCTCTGCCTGACAGGCAGGACGTCCCGCGCTAAGTCTCTTCCCTAGCCGCCGTCTTGCCCAAAGGGCAAACGGTGCGCGCCGTAGTTACTCGTAGCAGTATCCGCAGTACTCCTCCGTGCACATTTACTGACCGCTGCCGTTACGGCATACGTGCGTTTGCGCGTATGCGTCATGGCCGGTCTGGCGTTGCGGGCATTGCCCGTTGCGCTGCGTCGTCACGCCCGTCATCCGCGTTGTCGCGGGACCGGCGTGTGGATCAACGTACCTGCGCACATGCACATGCGCAGAGGAGGCCGTCATGCCTGACAGTGACTCTAGTGACTCTTGCCCTTCTCGCTTTTATTGCCGCACGCACTCGCGGCGCATGAGCAGCCCCTGCGCTGCACTGCGCGTCGCCTGACGGAAAGTCCGCCGCATTCTTCCGGTCGCCGCCTCCCTTTGGCGCGGCCGTACGTGAAACGGCGCAGCCGGCTTTCTGCGCGCCCGTTTTGACGTCTTACCGGAGGAATCGCCATGCAATTCGCTCTCCTCGTTTCACAACTGCCGCGCATCGAAGAAGCGCGTACCCACTACAACGACATGCTGTCGCTGGAGCCGCGCCACCGCGGTTTGCGCGCGTCCGTTGCGACGGCATTCAACGCAGTTCGCGCTGCGTTGAAAGTGCGGCGTCGATAAAACACATCACACGACGCGGCCGGCAACGGCCGCGAAAACAATACTCACGCTTCGGAGAACGACATCATGTCCACGCCAACCCAGGTTTCACCACCACGCAATGCTGCGCTCGAGCGCAGCGCCGTCCTCGACGAAGCGCATCTCGGCGACATCAAGGGTGCCTTCGGCACCATCGCGCGCCACGACATCGCCCCACGTAACACCTGGTTCGCACGGGTACGTACGCTGCTCGCGATCCTCGGCCCCGGCCTCATCGTGATGGTCGGCGACAACGATGCCGGCGCATTCGGCACCTACACACAAGCCGGCCAGAACTACGGCACCACGCTGCTGTGGACGCTCCTTCTCCTGATTCCCGTCCTGTTCGTGAATCAGGAGATGGTGCTGCGGCTCGGCGCGGTCACTGGGGTCGGTCACGCACGGCTGATCTTCGAGCGCTTTGGCAAATTCTGGGGCGCTTTTAGCGTCATCGATCTGTTCATCCTGAACGCACTGACACTGGTCACCGAGTTCATCGGCATCACGTTTGCGCTCGATTTTCTCGGCGTGCCGAAGATCCCCGGCGTGATCATCGCTGCGTTGCTCACTGGAGCTGCGGTCAGTACCGGCAACTTCCGAAGATTCGAACGCTTTGCGCTCGGGCTATGTCTGTTGAGCCTGCTGCTGGTACCCGTGCTGATCTCGATCCATCCACCGGTCGGCCAGATGACGCGCGATTTCCTGATTCCGAACTGGCCCGCTCACTCGAAGCTGAGCGACGTGATGCTGCTCGTGATCGGTATCGTCGGGACGACGGTCGCACCGTGGCAACTGTTCTTCCAGCAGAGCTACATCGTCGACAAGCGCATCACGCCGCGCTTCATGAAGTACGAAAAAGCGGACCTGTGGATCGGTATCGCGTTCGTGATGATCGGCGCCGTCGCGATGATTTCGTTCTGTGCAGCGCTGTTCCAGGGCCGACCGGAGTTCGGTAACTTCACCGATGCGGGCGGCGTAATCGCCGGGCTCGACAAGTACGTCGGCAAGTGGCCCGCGGTGATCTTCGCGGTGGCGTTGCTCGATGCCTGCATCATCGGTGCAGCTGCCGTGTCGCTCTCGACCGCTTACGCAATCGGCGACGTGTTCCGCATCCGCCACTCGCTGCATCGCGGTGTGTCCGACGCGAAGGGCTTCTACCTCGTCTACTTCGGCATCATCGCGTTCGCCGCGGCGCTCGTGCTGATTCCCGGCAGCCCGCTCGGTCTGTTGACGGAAGCCGTGCAGACGCTCGCCGGTGTGCTGTTGCCAAGCGCAACGGTGTTCCTGCTGCTGTTGTGCAACGATCGTGCAGTGCTCGGACCGTGGGTCAATTCGACCCAGTTGAACGTCTTTACCGGCGCGGTGATCTGGGTACTCGTGATGCTGTCGATCGTACTGACCGCATCGGTTATGTACCCGGATATCACGGGCGAAACGATCCTTGAAGTGCTCGGCGGCGGTACGGCGCTCGCGCTGGCCGTCGCTGCGATCGCGATACCGTTGCGCAAGCGCGGCATCAACGGATGGGCGGATGCGTTGTCGGCATCGCTGGAAAAAGGCACACGCGACACGTGGCGCATGCCGCCGCTCAATGAACTGCCGGCGCCGAACCTCACGCTCAGCAAGCGGATCTGGATGGGTGTGCTGCGCGGTTACCTGGTGATTGCCGTTGCACTGGTGCTCGTCAAGGTCGTTGAAATGGCGCTGCAGTAACTGTGCATCTCTGCCGCGCACGCTCACGCACGCGGCACAGAAAGCAAAAACAGAAAGGCCAGAGCAAACGCTCTGGCCTTTTTGCTGAAACGCGTCGCGCCGGTCTACTACACGCGTACCGTTCAAGGACGCGCCGGCACAGCGTTCGACTTACTGTTGCGTACCCTTGTCGGCGGTACCGGCAGCCGATGCTGCCTCTTCAACCTTGGCACGCTTGCCGTGGTGCTTCAGTTGCTTGTGATGCTTCTTCGGCGTGCTGGCAGCGGCGGCCGGCGCAGCTGCGTCCGATGCCTGTGCGAAAGCTTGAACGGACACCAGCGCCACTGCGACGGTTGCGAGCGAGGCAATGATCTTCTTCATATGTTTATTCCCCAGACCTGAACGACGTTTCAAATTGGATGGAACAGCAGAACGGTGAAGCGGACCCGGCGGCGTTGCGTCGGCCGATTCCCCGCCGGGCAGTATCACGCAGCGTAGGCGGTTTGTCATCTCATAAGAGTCGATATGTATTTTCCTGGAGACACGTTTCTTTCAAAAAGCTTTCTTGCGCTGGAAAGCCCGTCACAGGCCGGACAAAGTCACGTTTCATCTGCTCGACGATGCCGATTCCCTGCGATGTGCGCACGCACTCGTTCAGGTAATCGGTGAACGGCAACGGGTCGAAACCGATCTCTTCGCGCAGGTGCCGGTTGTCGAAAACGTAGTCCAGTTGCGCGAAGCCCGCGTACAACCCGAGCGCCCTTTCCACGAGGTGGCTATGCGGTGCCCGCTCGCCGCCGGTTGTCTCGCGCGCAATGGCCCGTAACTCGCGCGGTGCGCACATCGAATAGCGTTTGCCCGATGTGCCCGTCGCTTCGTCCATTGCATTGACGATCTGCGTGATGGTCGCCGCGTTAGCACCGGCGGACACGTGATACGTGTCGTACGCAAGCCTCGGCTTGACGGTGAGCAACGTCAGCGCACGCGCGCAATCGTCCACCGATACCACGTCGATGCGGCTCACTGCGCGCGCCGCAAACCGACGCGCGGCGTGCACGACGCGAAACACCCAGAAGCTGCGCGCCGACGGCGACGTGCCGAGCACCGTGTGCCCGACTACGGTCGAGGGGCGCACGACCACCATCGGCAGGCGCGGGTACGTCAAGCGCAGCAGCCGCTCCGCTTCGCGTTGAATCTGCGTGTGCGGCACCAGATGCCGCGATTCGCCATAGCCGAATAGCGATTCCGGCACGACCGCGCTACAGCGCGTGCCGCACGCCATCGCCGCGCTCACATGCACGAAGCGCTGCAACGTCTTGCTGCACGCGAAGCGCGATGCGAAGCGCAGCGTGTCGCGCACGTTCATGTCGAGCTGACGCGCATGCGTCGATAGCGACGCCGGCGCCGCGCAGTTGATCACGTGCGATGCACCGGCGAGCCGTGCTTCGTCGGCGGCCGAGAATTCACCGCCCAGTTCCCCGACGATAACGTTCGCCTGCGTCAGACGTTCCGCGCGATAACGCGGCAAACCGCTGCGCACCGCCGACATGCGCAGCCGCGCAAGCGCATGCGCTGCACTCGTACCACGCACGAGACAGATCACGCGGTCGAGCAATCCCGCGTTCACCAGCGTCGCCAGCACACTGCCGCCGATAAAACCGGTCGCGCCGGTCAACACCAGCGAGTCGACGCCGATTGCATGCGTGCGCGCCGAAGAAGTCAGGCTGTCCTTCCATGTGGTCGACAGCGGGGTTTGCCAGGCAAACATCGCGAACTCCATTTGAGCGGCGGCGGTCCGGGGCCGTCGCTGCTCAGTATCGATAGGTGACGGCCGTCGTCGCGAACCAGTTGTTCTTTGTCTGCACGATCGGGCTGTTGCTCGACGAGCCGACAAGGCGCGTGAGTCCGGCCGAGGTGTTCAACGACCAGCGCGGCGAGAACGTGTAGTTCCAGGCCGCGGAGATCGTCGCGTGATCGAATCCGCCCTTGGTCGAGTACGACTGGAAGCGGCTGGCCGCCGCTTGCGCGTCGGTCACGCCGAAGAAGGTCTGCGTATAGCGGCCGCTGCCTGCATGCAGGCTGCCGGTGATGCTGATGTCGTTGGTTGGCGTCTGCAGTACCGGCACAGTCAGATCGACGTGGCCGCTGATACCGCGCGTCGTATGCGTGAGCGGCTGATCGAGCGTGACGCTGATAGTCGAACTGCCGAACAGATGCGCGCCGGCCTGCACCGAAACAAGCAACGAACCCGGGATGTTGCCCATCCCCTTCAGGTAGTCCGAACCGGGGCGGTCGAAGCGGTTTTCGTCGGCACGGCCGTCGTCGTAGCTGAGCGCTGCCGACACGAACAGTCCGTTGGCGAAGTCCTTGCGATAACCTGCACCGTCGGTGGTGCTGATGAAAAAGCCGTTGCCGAATTGCGCGGCGAACGCGGGTCCGACAATCGGCCGATAGTCGCGGCTGCCTTCATAGCGCGACGTCACGCCGGTGGCGAGCGAAAACAGGTAGGTATTCTCCGCGTGAGCGGCAGATACGCAGGTCAGGCCAAGCAGCGGGGCACAGCAATGCAGGAGACGTTTGCGCACGGTCAGGTCTTTTTGGGATGGAATGCCGCAGTCTAGGGATAGCCCGTACCCACGTCTGTCTCGAAACCCTTTGAATTTGTGCGCAATTGTGTGGAAATGTCCAAGAGTGTCCGGCCTGCCCCTCGCGCGTACGGGGCCGGATAAAATCGGCGCTTCAGCGGGGGAGAAAACAATGGAAGAAACGATACCGCTCAAGCATCCGGTCATGCTGATCGAGGACGACGATCGCCTCGCCCAGCTCATCGCCGAATACCTCGGCAGCTACGAATTCGCAGTGACGATCGTGCGACGCGGCGACATCGCCGTCGCCGCGGTGCGTGAACAGAAGCCTGCGCTCGTGATCCTCGATCTGATGCTGCCGCACATGGACGGCATGGAAGTGTGCCGGCGCATCCGCGCGTTTTCGTGCGTGCCGGTGCTGATCCTGACCGCGCGCGTCGACGTGTTCGACCAGATTGCCGGGCTCGAAATCGGCGCCGACGACTACGTCATCAAGCCGATCGAACCACGCGTGCTGGTTGCGCGAGCGCGCGCGCTGCTTCGGCGCGCACCGCGCGAAAGCGCAGTCGCAACCGACGCCGGCGAAACCCTGGTGTTTGGCGAACTGACGATCTCGCCGCCCAACCGCACCGTGACCTGGCGCGGCCAGCTGGTCGAGCTGAAAACCGCCGAATACAACCTGCTCCTGATCCTCGCGCGCGCCGCCGGCAAGGTGCTGAGCCGCGACGACATCCTGAAGCAGTTGCGCGGTATCGAGTTCGACGGCATCGACCGTACTGTCGATTCAGGCATCTCGCGACTGCGGCGCCGCTTCGAGGATGCATCGCCGGAGCCGCACAAGATCAAGACGATCTGGGGCCGGGGCTACCTGTTCAGCCCGTCGGCCTGGGAAGAGTGACATGTTCCGTTCGCTGATCAAGCTGTATCTGCTGGTGGTGCTGGGCGGCGCCCTTGCCATCGCGTTCATCGACCATTCGTTTCCGCAGCTGTTTCACGACCGTGTCACTGCGGATGCGCGTGACAGCACGAAAGCCTACGCTTTCGTGCTGACGGATTATCTGCAGCGTCACGCCGGTCCCGAACGTGCGGCTGCGCTTGCAGCGCTGCAGGCACATGGCAGCGAGGGTTTCAGTCTGCTCACAATGCGTGACGTCATCCCGCTGATGAACGAAGAACAGCTGCGCGATCTACGCGCCGGCAAGCTGGTATTGAGCTTCGACGCCAAAGACTATTACCTGCCGCTGCCGGACGGCACGATCGTCCATGCGCATCCCGACGATACGGCGAACCTCGGCATCCAGATCTACGCGTACATCGTGGTCGCGCTCGCGACGCTGCTTGCGATGATGATATGGGTGCACTACCACTGGCGCGACCTGCGCAAGCTGCAGGCAGCCGCGCACGCGTTCGGCGCGGGCAACCTCGCCACCCGCGCGCAACTGTCGGGGAAGTCGAACATCTACGAGCTGTCGCAGCAGTTCAACGAAATGGCGCGCCAGATCGAAGCATCGATCCTGCACCAGCGCGACATGATGCACGGCATCTCGCACGAACTGAAGACGCCGCTCGCGCGACTCGAATTCGGGCTCGCGCTGTTGCAATCGCCGGAATCCGCCGAACGTCAACGCGAACGGCAACAAGCGCTACGTGCGGACGTGCGCGAACTCGACGACCTCGTCACCGAGCTGCTGACGTTGAGCAGCCTCGAACAGGGCGAACGGCACATGGTGCTGATGAAGGTCTCGGTCGGCGAACTGCTCGACAGTGTCGCCGCGAGCATCGCGCACGATGTCGCCGACCGTAGGCTGACACTTGCCGTGACGACGGCCGGGGCGCCCGCGTATCATGTGTGCGATCCGAAGCTCGTTGCTCGCGCGCTGCTGAATCTGATTCGCAACAGCACGCGCTACGCGCATCGCTCGGTGTCGCTGCGTGCGTCGATGGGCACGGCCGGTTCGCTGGTGCTCACCGTCGAGGACGACGGCCCCGGCATTCCCGTTGCAGACCGCGCGCGCGTCTTCGAACCGTTTCATCGGCTCGACTCCAGCCGCGATCGCCACACGGGCGGCTTCGGCCTCGGCCTCGCGATCGTGCGGCGCGTGGCGCTCGTACATGGCGGCGAAGTGCACCTCGACGACGGCTCATGGGGTGGCGCACGCTTCGTGATCACGCTACCGCCCATGTCGTTGCCGACTGCGGATTCCGCCCAAGCGGCGTAACGCTATACAGAAACTGTGATTTGAAGTCCGATTTGAAAGCCGATACCCGCAAACACCTCCGCGCCAATCTGTTGATGCTGATCGCCGCGATGATCTGGGGCTCCGCGTTCGTCGCGCAGCGCCTGAGCCTCGATACGATCGGGCCGTTTCTGTTTACCGGCCTGCGCTTCCTGCTAGGCGCGGGCGTCGTGCTGATCCTGGTGGCGTTCCTGCGGGCACGGCGCACGGCAAGCGGTGTGCCGCACACGACAACACACGATACCGCTGCATTGCTGCGCGCCGGCGTGTTGCTCGGCTTGCTGCTGGCCGTCGCCATCTCGATGCAGCAGATCGGCCTACGCTATACGAAAGTCGCAAACGCCGGCTTCATCAGTTCGCTTTACGTGATGATCGTGCCGTTGATCGGCGTGCTGGCCGGCCACCGGACCGGTCTCGGCACGTGGTTCGGCGCGCTGCTCGCCGTGCTCGGCATGTATTTCCTTAGCGTCGACGAACACTTCTCGATCCTGTACGGCGACTGGTATCAGCTGGCCGGCGCAGCGGTGATTTCCGCGCAGGTCCTGCTGGTCGGCCGGTTCGCGCGACGACACGATCCTCTTGCGCTGGCGCTGGTGCAGTTCGTCACGTGCGGGGTGGTGTGTCTGGCGATCGCGCTCGCGTATGAGCCGCTGCGTATTGCCGACATCGTGCGGGCTGCACCCACGCTGCTGTATGGCGGTGCGCTGTCGGTTGGCGTCGCATACACGATCCAGGTCGTCGCGCAGAAAGACGCAACGCCCGCGCACGCAGCCGTGATCTTCAGCATGGAAGGTGTGTTCGCCGCACTCGCAGGATGGCTCGTGCTCGGTGAAACGTTGGCGGCGCGCGCGCTGATCGGGTGTGTGTTGATGCTCGCGGGGTTGATCGTGTGTCAGATCATGCCGCTCGCGACTGCGCGGCGCAGCGTACCGGCGGCGGAATCGGTCTGAGTTGCGCTGCTGCGCTTCCTCGCATTACAGCGACGTGCGCTATGCCGCGCGATGGCACACACAGCAAAGCTTGTTGCCGTCCAGGTCCCTGATATAGGTGCCGTAGTAATTCGGCGAGTAGTGGAGGCGCAGACCGGGCGGTCCTTCGTCGGTGGCACCGCGCGAGATGGCATGCGCGTAGAACGCATCGACCTGCGCGCGGCTCGTCGCTTCGAACGCGACGGTTACGCCGTTGCCCGCGGTCGCGGGTTCGCCATTGATCGGTGTGTAGACAGAGAACAGCGCGCCGTCGGGCGCGTCCATAGCGGCGTAGAGCGCACGCTCCGGGTTATGGCGACGGGCCAGCATCCGGATGCCGAGCGGACCGAGTGCCGCGTCGTAGAAAGCGATCGCGCGATCGAGATCGCGCGTGCCGACGGTGATGTGACTGAACATGGCCTGTCTCCGTGTGATACCGCCTCACGATGATACCAGGCCATGCCGCGTCGCTCGATCGATCGACGCCTTGCGCTACGCGTCGTCAAGCGCCAGCATTTCTTCCGCGTGCCGCAGCTTGTCGGGCGTAGGCGGAAACACACACCAGCATCCGTCGTCGTGGCGAAAGAAAAACAGCGCGCGCGAACCGCTCGCATGCACGGCTTCGACGCAGACATACCGCCGATGGTCCCAGCGCGTGCGGCTGAATTCGATCACGTGAATAGGCGCCGACGGCCCCGGCGAAAGCCATTTCTCGACGAGAAAGCGCAACGAGTGCTCACTGGAGGTTTTCACGGTGGGCTCCCCGGACGAGCGTTATGTCCTGCGAAGCGTCCTGCCCGTCATCGATTTCCAGCGCTTCCTCGCATTCCTTGTCGTTCAGCGTGCGCTCGAGCTCCCTGCTTGCCGCCGCTGACCGCAAAGCCGTACACCTCGCAGCGTAGTTGAGGTCCGAAAGCAAACGGACCAGCTGCCGTGGCGTTCTTCTTTTCATGATACACCCCCTGCACTGCACAATAAACTTGAGAAAGCACTTTAACTCTATGCCTTAAAGCGCCTCTGCGTTTATTTTTTGACGAAATAGCAACACCTGGTTTTAAAACGTGTGATGGTCTGTCACACGGCCCGCTTGCAGCGTGCACCGGGGAATTTTCAGCGTATGTGCGATATCCGGCGCAGCGTCGAAAGCGTTTTCGGCACACGTGCGATCTGGTTGCAATACCGATGGTCACTGCGGTGTCGTTAATCTATATTCGACCAAAAAACTGACGAAATAAATGAGGGTATTCGATTGGCCTGGCGCAAATCTTTTGTTCGGATGGGAAATAATTTCCGCTTTAAATTCGCGTGGCCGTTATCGCGTCACTGTGGTGTTGCGATCATCGCGTTCGCATTGTTCGGCACGAGCGCGCCGGGATTCGCGGCGAGCAACGAAGACTCCGTCGGGCGCTATCGCGACAGTTTGCTCGCGGACAAGAACCTGCCCTGCCGTTCGAATGAGGCATGTGCGGCAGCCGGTGTGATCGCGCTTGAAGCCGGCCATATCGAGGAAGCGCGAAAAATCGTCGCTGCCGAACTGGAGTTCGCGGTAGCCGACTCAATCGCAGCCGATAGCGACAACGCAGCCAATTCGGCCAGCGCTCGTATCGCGATGGCGCAGATCTATCACGGCGACATCGATGCAAAAGCCGGTAACGCTGCCGCGGCACGCGCGTGGTATCGCTTCGCGATCGATCAACAAGCGCTTGCATTGAAGTCGCCCGTGTTGACCCGGGTTATCGCCGTCGCGCACGCGCGGCTGGCGGCGCTTGCCGGTCGCAACGTTATCGCGCGCATTCCCGCCACGGGCGCGACGTTCGAGCGTTATGTCGCGCTTGGCGCGAACAACGAAATCTCGCTGGTACCGGTGCGCGGAAAGCCCGATACCTACACGCTTTCGAGTTCGTTCATCCGCCCGGTCGTGACGCAGAACGGCGACCTGTCGGCAAACGTCGGCGATCTTGCGGCGACGGTCCGCTTCTTTGCAGGCGAGGCGCGTGTACCGGTCGATCCCAACCGGGACGGGCCGATCGACGCCACGCACCGGCTAGGGAATCTCGACAAATACACGGGGGCCGAGCAGTGCCTGATCGAATTCCAGCTGGGCACCGCGGAAACCTTGAAGGTCCGCACGCTCGGATCGCCTGACGCTTGTGGCTTTGGTTTTAACGTCGACGCTGACGGTATCTACTACCTGACACGTACGGGCGTTCAATAGGCCCGATGTCGGGCGCAGGCACTATCGACGATTTACTGAGGTTGCGCCTCGGCCTGACGACGCTGGGCGGCCTGCTCCTCAGCGTGCTTCTTCGCGAGATGGTGACCCACCACACAGCCGCCTACCGCGCCG encodes the following:
- a CDS encoding DMT family transporter; this translates as MKADTRKHLRANLLMLIAAMIWGSAFVAQRLSLDTIGPFLFTGLRFLLGAGVVLILVAFLRARRTASGVPHTTTHDTAALLRAGVLLGLLLAVAISMQQIGLRYTKVANAGFISSLYVMIVPLIGVLAGHRTGLGTWFGALLAVLGMYFLSVDEHFSILYGDWYQLAGAAVISAQVLLVGRFARRHDPLALALVQFVTCGVVCLAIALAYEPLRIADIVRAAPTLLYGGALSVGVAYTIQVVAQKDATPAHAAVIFSMEGVFAALAGWLVLGETLAARALIGCVLMLAGLIVCQIMPLATARRSVPAAESV
- a CDS encoding VOC family protein, whose product is MFSHITVGTRDLDRAIAFYDAALGPLGIRMLARRHNPERALYAAMDAPDGALFSVYTPINGEPATAGNGVTVAFEATSRAQVDAFYAHAISRGATDEGPPGLRLHYSPNYYGTYIRDLDGNKLCCVCHRAA
- a CDS encoding ATP-binding protein, which gives rise to MFRSLIKLYLLVVLGGALAIAFIDHSFPQLFHDRVTADARDSTKAYAFVLTDYLQRHAGPERAAALAALQAHGSEGFSLLTMRDVIPLMNEEQLRDLRAGKLVLSFDAKDYYLPLPDGTIVHAHPDDTANLGIQIYAYIVVALATLLAMMIWVHYHWRDLRKLQAAAHAFGAGNLATRAQLSGKSNIYELSQQFNEMARQIEASILHQRDMMHGISHELKTPLARLEFGLALLQSPESAERQRERQQALRADVRELDDLVTELLTLSSLEQGERHMVLMKVSVGELLDSVAASIAHDVADRRLTLAVTTAGAPAYHVCDPKLVARALLNLIRNSTRYAHRSVSLRASMGTAGSLVLTVEDDGPGIPVADRARVFEPFHRLDSSRDRHTGGFGLGLAIVRRVALVHGGEVHLDDGSWGGARFVITLPPMSLPTADSAQAA
- a CDS encoding response regulator translates to MEETIPLKHPVMLIEDDDRLAQLIAEYLGSYEFAVTIVRRGDIAVAAVREQKPALVILDLMLPHMDGMEVCRRIRAFSCVPVLILTARVDVFDQIAGLEIGADDYVIKPIEPRVLVARARALLRRAPRESAVATDAGETLVFGELTISPPNRTVTWRGQLVELKTAEYNLLLILARAAGKVLSRDDILKQLRGIEFDGIDRTVDSGISRLRRRFEDASPEPHKIKTIWGRGYLFSPSAWEE
- a CDS encoding MipA/OmpV family protein; amino-acid sequence: MRKRLLHCCAPLLGLTCVSAAHAENTYLFSLATGVTSRYEGSRDYRPIVGPAFAAQFGNGFFISTTDGAGYRKDFANGLFVSAALSYDDGRADENRFDRPGSDYLKGMGNIPGSLLVSVQAGAHLFGSSTISVTLDQPLTHTTRGISGHVDLTVPVLQTPTNDISITGSLHAGSGRYTQTFFGVTDAQAAASRFQSYSTKGGFDHATISAAWNYTFSPRWSLNTSAGLTRLVGSSSNSPIVQTKNNWFATTAVTYRY